The DNA sequence CCGGTGCAGGGCCTCCAGCTCACGCTGAAGCCGGAACGGCGCAATACCTGGACGTGGCCTTGTCACTCCGCAGACGGCGGCGTCGGGTACAGGGCCTCAGTGGAACTATAAGCTGCTCGTGAACTACCGCCTGCCAAAGGACTGGTCCGTGCAGGTGAACAGCAGTACGAGGGACCCCGCGTGCAGCCGCAGGAGCGTGGCCTGGAACAGTACGGGGTGGACCTTTCGGTGGGCAAGGACATCACCCGCCGGTTGAACGCCGTGGTATCGGTGAACGATGTGTTCTTCACGCGTCGCTGGGGCAACACGGTGGAAACGGCCTTCTTCGAACAGGAGAGCTACCGCCGCCGCGAGATGCGCTAGGATGCGCTTCACCCTCACCTGGAAGTTCGGCGAGCAGGACGGCTCCTCTTCCTGGCGCCGTCAGCCTGCCGCGCGATGCCGGCGACGGTGAAACATGGAAATGTAAGTGCGCTGGCTCCCGCACCTCCCCCAGGTGGGGCAGCCCACGGTTCCCAGATGCGTCGTAGAAGTCCAGGAAGTGGGCTTGTGGAACAGCCCCTGCGCATCATGGATGATGTACACGATGGAGGGTCCACCGTGTAGGCACCGTCGTCGAACGAATGGGTCTTCCAGTCGAAGCCGATGGCGTCCTTGCGGTGCTGAAGGGATGCTGCAAGGTGTCCGACTGGGCTCACCGTGGCCATGTCGGCGGCAACGATGCGCGCCACACGGACCCCGGGCGGGGTGAGCACGCCTGTGACGATGTAGGGGATGAAGGGTTCGTGGAACTGGTGCGTGTACTGCGTGAAGACCATGTCCCAGCTGCCTGCGGACGGCTCCACGTCCACCGGCCCGGAAGCGAAGCTGAACATGGTGGAGGAGATGTCGACCCACAGCTGGTCCTGATAGCCGCTGCCCGTACAAGCTGCACCTGGGCCGCCTCCCACGCGGGCGGGCGGGCACGGGGATCATCCTTGATGCACCCGGAGAGGAACAGGATGGAGAGCGGGAGCAATGCGGTGGCACGCATGGTCAGGATCGCTTGCGCAATTCAACATCAAGGCGCATGAAGCAGGTGCGCCCGGTGGTCATCGGCACGGCGGTGGCGCCGGCAGGTGAACCCCTTCGGCCATGGTGGCCCGCCAGGTTCCGCACATCGAACAGGTCCTTGCAGCCCACGGAGAGGCTGATGCGCCGGTCGAGGAGGCCTTCGTCAGGGGTGGCGTCGGCCAGGTGGTAGGCGCCGATGCGTGTCGCGGGTCACTGCGCCGTCGGCATCGGCGATGTAATTGGCGAGCTCTCCTGGTACTTGTAGAAGAGGATGCCGTAAGGCCATCCGGCCGTGGTTCCAGGTCAGCGAGGCGCGGGCCTCGGGGCTCCACAGGGCGGCGGGCGAGACAGCATCCTCCCTCCCGGTGATGGAGGCTCCGGTGGACGCGCATGGCGTCCATCATCCCACCCTGCGCCCACCGTGCCCCATAGGTGCGCAACCCGCCGATGTTGACGTAGGTGTAGCGCGTGCCGCTCACCTGGGCCAGGCTGATGACGTCCTCCACCTCGTTGAAGAAGGCGGTAAGCTCGGCCCGGACCAGGTGCCCCCGCTCCCGTTGTGCGCGATAGAGTGAGACCGGCGCTGCCGTGGTGCGCCCGCTCCGGACCCTGTTCGAGGTTGCCGACGATGTCGTGGTTCACATCCACGAAGAGAAGAGGTACAGCTCCTTCAAGGAAGGCGCGCGGAACCCTCGGGCATAGGCGACGGCGCGGACGGTGAGCGTCGGTGCCGGTGTCCAGCGGACGTTCAACGAAGGGATCGACGGGGCTTCGTACCGGGTGTTGTACCGCGTAGCGCAGGCCGGGTCGCAGGGTGAGGCCGCTCCACGGGCTGTACTCCGCGCTGGCGAAGGCCGCCGACCGCTGATGGTCTCGCCATCACCCGCCATCCGATCGCCCTCCCCGGTCTCGTGGTTGAGGTCGTGCCCACCTCCCCGCCAATCGGGCACTGTCCGGTGCCGAGGCCCGTGTGGCGCGCAGGTTGGTGAGCGTGAACCGCGACGTGTCCTGCGTGCCGGGCGTGGTCACCAGCTGTTCGCTCAGGTCGGTGAGGTCGCGGAACCAGGTGTTGCGGATGCGGCGGTAGCGCTGGTGCGCGAGCAGGGCGTTGAACCGGCGTCCCCGGTCCCACGGCCCTCGGCGAAGACCGCGTTATCCAGGCGGTGCGTGAGGTACTGCTCATCGAAGGCCGTCTCGTGATAGGGCGCGCGCGGACGACCCCGGTTGGTGATGCGGTCCTGGAAGGCCTCTCCCTTGTACCCCAGGTCCCAGTGCGTGCCGCGCCAACGGTGGTTGAGGCGGGCGAAGTACTGCTCACGGGGTTTCCATTGCTGGTGACGCGTGCTGTCGGCCAGGGTGGGCGCAGGGTCGTACCAGCCCGCCGGTGGAGGGGTCCCAACCCGCGAAGGCATTGCGGCCGCCAGTGATCACGAGGTCGTGGTGCCCAAGACGGGCGGTGGCGGTGCCGGTGAGGTTGAGCCGGCCGATGTGCTCGGCGTAGGCCGTAGCCCTGGCGCTGGAGCGGTCGTTGGAGCGCTTGCGGGTGATCCGAGGTTGATGGTGCCCGCCAGTGCGTTGGTGCCGTAGTTGACGCTCAGCGGACCCTCCACCACCTCCACCCGCTCGATGCCGGTGAGGTCAAGCTGCGCCAGATCGAGGTTGCCATCCTGCCGCCCGATCACCGGAACACCGTCCACCAACACCTTCACGTTCTCGCCGCCCAGTCCCTGCATGCTCACCGCGGTGCCGAGGATGTTGTCCTGGCCGAGGCGCACGGTGAGCTCATTGCGCAGGGCCTCGCCCAGGGTGTTGGCGGCCATGCGATGATCCGCCCGCGGTCGATCACACGCACCCGATGCACCGCGTTCTCCGCGATGCCGGCGCCCGACTGTCCGGTGACCACGAGCTCGGGCATGTGGATGGACGCCGGCCGCAGGTGCAGCGCGTGTGGACCGGCTCCGATGAGCGTATCGGCGAAGGCCGCAAAGCCCATCATGTGCACGCGCACCAGCAGGGGCCGCGAGGCATCCACCGGCACCGTCAGCGCACCCTGGTCATCGGCTTGCGCCGTGGTCGGTCCGCCGCCCTGCTGCCAGGTGACGCTTGCGAACGGAAGGGGGGCCCCGTTCTCAGCCACAGATGAGCCGGACCTGGGCGTGGAGGATGACCGGGCTGGTGGCAGCGGTCAGGGAGGAGGGCCGGGAGGGACGCGCAGGAAGGGACCCATCGGAAGGACCTTAGCCAAGGAGCGCACACGTGCGCGTGCGCACGGTCACGCGCACGTCAGGTTCAGCTCACTGGCGAAGCAGCCGGGCCACGGCAGGGCCACGGTCGGTGAGGAGACGCACGGTGTAGCTGCCGGCTCCAAGCCCTCCAAGTTCCATGGTGAACGGCGCGGCGCTCAAGGCCCCGAGGGAGCGCACAAGGCGGCCGGATGCGTCCAACACCTCGAGGCCCAGGATGCGGGCTTCCCCGGCATCGATGGTGAAGGTGCCATCAGGCGTGGGGTTCGGCCATACGCGGAGGTCCGCCGGCCGGTCGCGTTCGGCCAGACCGGTGGCGCTCACGAGCTCCTGGGTGAAGTCGGTCGTGCCGGAGGTGCTGCCACCGAAGCCCGTGAAGGCCACATGCCCACACGTTGCCTCCCAGGTCCTTGACGAAGTAGCTCAACGAATCCTCGATCGCCCCACTGGAAGGTCTGCATGTCGAAGCGCTTCCAATCGAAGCCGATCGTGTTGATGTGCGCGCTGTAGGCGGCGGAGGTCCAGTCGGCATCCGCAGGAGGAACACCGGCGGCCCGGGCGGCCTCGATGCCCCTTGCTTCTGGAGCACCCGGTGACCCCGTAAGGCTGCGGGATGAAGGCGACGTACTTCACGAAGGTGAGGTCCCAGCTGTCATTGGCCGGCTCGCGGTCCACGGCCGTGTGGGTCTCCAGGTCCCAGTAGGCGAAGTTCTTCGTGCTGTATGCCGCCTTGTTGATCGACCGACAAGCTCGTCGCTGCCGTCGAGGTCGGCGTGCGTGAAGGTGTACGTGCCCGTGGCCAGGCCATCGATGCGCAGCTTCCGCCAGCTGCCGTTGGCGAGGTGGATCGGAAGATGGTGTGCCGGCCACCACATGGGGGCCGATGTTGTAGTTGCCCCAGCCCAGGTCGAACTCATCGGCGAAGGGACCCTGGTTGGGGGCGCCGAAGCTCCAGCTGGTGTCCGCATTATGGGCACGCGGCCAGGTGGAGAGCCCTGTGGTGTCCACACTGTTCCAGTCGGCGATGCTGAAGGGGCTCTTCACCACTTCGACGCCGGCCTTCTGGTGTTCACCAGCACACTATGGGTCGGGGTTCGGGGGTGCAAAGCAAGTGAGGGTCCATGGGCAGGAACAAGGGGAACGCCGGGTGGTGGGTCATGGAACTGCAACATGAAAAAATCAGCGAGGCCCGGGCTTCACCGACCTGCGTCGGATGCCCAGGCCCCGGCTTCACCGGACCTCGTAATCAGTCCACTTTCGTGAACCGCTGCGTGATGACCCCATCGCCGATCGTCAGGCGCAGGATGTACTGGCCGGGCACGAGACCGGCCACATCGATCGTGGTCCGGGTCTCACCCTTGCCGGCGTTCACCGCCAGGGCAGGGATGGCCTCCTGGCCCAGGATGTTGATCGCTCATCTCCACGCGGGCCTCCGCATAGGTGTTGAGCGCGATGTTGAGCACATCGCGGGCAGGGTTCGGCCACAGGTTCAGGTCGGCCAGCGGCATGTCCTGTTCGATGGCCTTCACCAGTTCCTCGTCCACCACACGGCCGTCGCTCAGCACCAGCGACTGGGTGCCGTCCTGATCACACCGAACACACCGTTCAGGATGGCGCAGAGGAACGGACCCACGACGAGATGCGGAGCGCCGGTGACATCAAGGCTGGCGCAGATGCTGCCGCCGCCCTGGATCAACAGGCCGTTGACGTCGAAGCCCGTGGTCACGCCCAGCTGCACGATGCTCAGGTCCAGCGTGGCCGGATGGTACACCAGCGTGTGGATGCGGTACAGACCCAGCTGCTGCACCGTGAACACCGGCGTGGCGCTCACCTGCTGGATCGTGAGCCCGGTGCCGCGCGTCAGCACGTACAGGGTCTGGTAGCCGGCCGGCACCACGGCATCACCGCCGGGCAGTCCCACCAGCGTGGCGCTGCCGCCGACACGGCACTCGATGAAGTCCTCCGGCGCGATGGTACCGGCGTCCGCCAGGCACTCGTCCGTGCAGACGCTCACGTTGAAGGCCGCACCCGCACATCCAGGCTGGCGCAGATGCTGCCACCGCCCTGCACCAGCAGGCCGTTCACGTCGAAGCCGGTCGTCACCCAGCTGCACGATCCCGGGAGATCGAGCGTGGCCGGGTCGTACACCAGCGTGTGGATCGTGTACAGGCCATCGGCCGTCACATCGAAGCTCGGGTTCGCACCCGCGTTCACGATGGTGAGACCGGCGCCCTGCGTCAGCACGTAGACCGTCTGGTAGCCGGCGGGCACGTTGGCGTCACCATTGGCCGTGGCGGACAAGGTGGCCACACCGTTCTCCAGGCAAACTTCCGTGGACACCGCGGTCAGAGGTGCCGGCGTTCGGGCTGGCCACGTTGAAGGCCGCACCCGGCACATCCAGGCTGGCGCAGATGCTGCCGCCGCCCTGCACGAGGAGACCGTTCACGTCGAAGCCGGTCGTCACGCCCAGCTGCACGATCGAGAGATCGAGCGTGGCGGGGTCGTACACCAGCGTGTGGATCGTGTCCAGGCCGTCGTCGGTCACGTCGAAGCTCGGGTTCGGACCCGCGTTCACGATCGTGAGACCGGCGCCCTGCGTCAGCACGTACACCGTCTGGTAGCCGGCGGGCACGATGGCGTCGCCGTTCGGCGTCGCCGTCAGCGTCACCGCGTTGCCGTCGCCGCAGATCGAGGCGCCACCGCTCAGGGTGCCGGCGTTCGCATCGCAGTCAAGGGGACATTCCACCGCCGTGGTCACAGCGCCCGGCACGTCCAGGCTGGCGCAGATGCTGCCGCCGCCCTGCACCAGCAGGCCGTTCACATCAAAGCCCGTGGTCACGCCCAGCTGCACGATCGAGAGATCGAGCGTCGCCGGGTCGTACACCAGCGTGTGGATGGTGTATGTGCCCAACGCGCTCACCTCGAATTCCGGCACCGTGTTCACGTTCTGGATACGAGGCCTGCGCCTTGCGTCAGCACGTAGATCGTCTGGTAACCGGCCGGCACGTTGGCGTCACCGTTCGGGGTCGCGGAGATCACCGTTCCCTGCTCGAAACAGACCTCCTCGCATCCGCGGTCAGGTCCTGCGCTCGGCGTACCCACCGTGAACTGCGCTCCCGGCACATCCAGTCTGGCGCAGATGCTGCCGCCGCCCTGCACCAGCAGACCGTTCACATCAAAGCCCGTGGTCACGCCCAGCTGCACGGTGCTCAGGTCCAGCGTCGCCGGATCATACACCAGCGTGTGGATCGTGTACAGGCCGTCGTCGGTCACGTCGAAGCTCGGGTTCGGACCCGCGTTCACGATCGTGAGACCGGCGCCCTGCGTCAGGACGTACACCGTCTGGTAGCCGGCAGGTGCGTTGGCGTCGCCGTTCGGGGTGGCCGACAGCGTCACCGCGTTGCCATCGCCGCAGATCGACGCGCCACCGCTCAGGGTGCCGGCGTTCGGGCTGGCCACGTTGAACTGCGCTCCCGGCACATCCAGGCTGGCGCAGATGCTGCCGCCGCCCTGCACCAGCAGACCGTTCACATCAAAGCCCGTGGTCACGCCCAGCTGCACGATGCGCAGGTCGAGCGTCGCCGGGTCGTACACCAGCGTGTGGATCGTGTACAGGCCGCCGTCGGCCACGTCGAAGCTCGGGTTCGCACCGGCGTTCACGATCGTGAGACCAGCGCCCTGCGTGAGGACATAAACCGTCTGGTAGCCGGCGGGCACGTTGGCGTCGCCGTTCGGGGTCGCCGTCAGGGTCACCGCGTTGCCATCGCCGCAGATCGAAGCGCCACCGCTCAGGGTGCCGGCGTTCGGGCTGGCCACGTTGAACTGAGCTCCCGGCACATCCAGGCTGGCGCAGATGCTGCCACCGCCCTGCACCAGGAGGCCGTTCACATCAAAGCCGGTCGTCACCCAGCTGCACGTCGAGAGATCGAGCGTGGCGGGGTCGTACACCAACGTGTGGATCGTGTACAGGCCGTCGTCGGTCACGTCGAAGCTCGGGTTCGGGCCCGCGTTCACGATCGTGAGACCAGCACCCTGCGTCAGGACATACACCGTCTGGTAGCCGGCCGGCACGTTGGCGTCGCCGTTCGGGGTCGCCGTCAGCGTCACCGCGTTGCCATCGCCGCAGATCGAAGCGCCACCGCTCAGGGTGCCGGCGTTCGGGCTGGCCACGTTGAACTGCGCACCCGGCACATCCAGGCTGGCGCAGATGCTGCCACCGCCCTGCACGAGGAGACCGTTCACGTCAAAGCCCGTGGTCACGCCCAGCTGCACGATGCTCAGGTCCAGCGTCGCCGGATCATACACCAGCGTGTGGATCGTGTACAGGCCGTCGTCGGTCACGTCGAAGCTCGGGTTCGGACCCGCGTTCACGATCGTGAGACCAGCGCCCTGCGTCAGCACGTACACCGTCTGGTAGCCGGCGGGCACGTTGGCGTCGCCATTCGGGGTCGCCGTCAGCGTCACCGCGTTGCCGTCGCCGCAGATCGACGCGCCACCGCTCAGGGTGCCGGCGTTCGGGCTGGCCACGTTGAACTGCGCACCCGGCACATCCAGTCTGGCGCAGATGCTGCCGCCGCCCTGCACCAGCAGGCCGTTCACATCAAAGCCGGTCGTCACACCCAGCTGCACGATCCAGAGATCAAGCGTCGCCGGATCATACACCAGCGTGTGGATCGTGTACAGGCCGTCGTCGGTCACGTCGAAGCTCGGGTTCGGACCGGCGTTCACGATCGTGAGACCAGCACCCTGCGTCAGGACATACACCGTCTGGTAGCCAGCAGGCACGTTGGCGTCGCCGTTCGGGGTCGCCGTCAGCGTCACCGGCGCACCGCCGTTGCTGCACAGGGAGGTCCCGCCGCTCAGCGTACCGGCATCGGGGGCGATCACGGAGACCTGCACACCGGCCACATCCAGCGCAGCGCAGATGCTGCCGCCACCTTGGATGAGCAGACCGTTCACATCGAAGCCGGTGGTGACACCGAACTGGACGATGGAGAGGTCAAGCGTGGCGGGGTCGTACACCAGCGTATGGATGGTGTAGTTGCCCGGTGTGTTCACTTGGAACTCACTGTCCCCGTTCACGGCCTGGATCACCAGACCCGGGCCTTCGGTGAGGACGTAGAGGACCTGATACCCGGCGGGCACCACGGGGTTCGTGGCCGCTTCACCGGAAACGAAGGTCCCCCTGCATCGAAGCAGACCTCCGGTTTCTGGGTGGTGAGCGTTCCGGCGTCGGCCACGCATTCGGCGGTGACGTTCACCGTGTAATCCTCCACTTCACCCAGGGAGAAACTCGCACAAGGACCGTGGTAGACCGGGGAGCTCATGCTGATGCGCATGCGCGTGGGACCTGCCGGTGCGTTGGCGGGCACGGCAATGCTGCCGTTCACCTGGCCGAAGCCGGAACCCTGAAAGGCCAGCTCGCTTCCCGCGAACACCCCGTTGCGGTCCCAGTCCACCCACACACGGTACCTCCGCTGCAGGAAAAGAGACCGTTGCCGTCCAGCGCGATGGTGTTCGACGTGCCCGGGGTGACCGTGGCGGACAGGGCGGTGAAGTCCCCGTACCCGTTGTTGTCGCCGGACGTATTGTCGATCCCAGCATACTGCACGCGCTGTATGTTGAACGTATTGCCTGAACCACCGTCACTGGGACAGTAGGTCTGGGCGCTGATCGGGGCGGCCGCCAGCAACAAGGCGGTCGCCACGGTCGCTCGACGCGCTCGCCGTGCACGGCGCGCCGTCGGACCTGGGGGAGGATTGTGCTCCATGATCGGAAGGGATTGGATGGGTTCCTGCCGAAGGGCAAGCGTTTAGGGTTTTTGGACCAACCTTAAACAAAGTGTTCGGCCGAGTGTTCGCGGCCTGCTGGAAAAAAGGCTGGGGGACCCCTTAGAAGCGAAGGATCACTCGCTCGTGCAGCAGAGCACCACGCCGGGCCGGCGCAAGGAACTCGAGCCCGATCACCTGCACACGGACATCCGGCCAGGAAGCGACACGTACAGGCGCATGACCAGCGGCGCGCAAGGCTTCTTCGTGGGCGGGATCCGTGTAGATGTGCACCCCCGGACCGATCACCCGGGCGGCCTCCTCCACGTTGGAGAGCCAGGGCACGGCAAAACCCGCGTAGCGGTCCAGCGCCGTACCCGCTGCTTGCAGCCCAAGGAACCGGT is a window from the Flavobacteriales bacterium genome containing:
- a CDS encoding T9SS type A sorting domain-containing protein, yielding MAFTGFGGSTSGTTDFTQELVSATGLAERDRPADLRVWPNPTPDGTFTIDAGEARILGLEVLDASGRLVRSLGALSAAPFTMELGGLGAGSYTVRLLTDRGPAVARLLRQ
- a CDS encoding TonB-dependent receptor yields the protein MNVRWTPAPTLTVRAVAYARGFRAPSLKELYLFSSWM
- a CDS encoding T9SS type A sorting domain-containing protein; amino-acid sequence: MNAGKGETRTTIDVAGLVPGQYILRLTIGDGVITQRFTKVD
- a CDS encoding T9SS C-terminal target domain-containing protein, yielding MPAGYQVLYVLTEGPGLVIQAVNGDSEFQVNTPGNYTIHTLVYDPATLDLSIVQFGVTTGFDVNGLLIQGGGSICAALDVAGVQVSVIAPDAGTLSGGTSLCSNGGAPVTLTATPNGDANVPAGYQTVYVLTQGAGLTIVNAGPNPSFDVTDDGLYTIHTLVYDPATLDLWIVQLGVTTGFDVNGLLVQGGGSICARLDVPGAQFNVASPNAGTLSGGASICGDGNAVTLTATPNGDANVPAGYQTVYVLTQGAGLTIVNAGPNPSFDVTDDGLYTIHTLVYDPATLDLSIVQLGVTTGFDVNGLLVQGGGSICASLDVPGAQFNVASPNAGTLSGGASICGDGNAVTLTATPNGDANVPAGYQTVYVLTQGAGLTIVNAGPNPSFDVTDDGLYTIHTLVYDPATLDLSTCSWVTTGFDVNGLLVQGGGSICASLDVPGAQFNVASPNAGTLSGGASICGDGNAVTLTATPNGDANVPAGYQTVYVLTQGAGLTIVNAGANPSFDVADGGLYTIHTLVYDPATLDLRIVQLGVTTGFDVNGLLVQGGGSICASLDVPGAQFNVASPNAGTLSGGASICGDGNAVTLSATPNGDANAPAGYQTVYVLTQGAGLTIVNAGPNPSFDVTDDGLYTIHTLVYDPATLDLSTVQLGVTTGFDVNGLLVQGGGSICARLDVPGAQFTVGTPSAGPDRGCEEVCFEQGTVISATPNGDANVPAGYQTIYVLTQGAGLVSRT
- a CDS encoding outer membrane beta-barrel protein encodes the protein MQPQERGLEQYGVDLSVGKDITRRLNAVVSVNDVFFTRRWGNTVETAFFEQESYRRREMR
- a CDS encoding TonB-dependent receptor plug domain-containing protein — translated: MAANTLGEALRNELTVRLGQDNILGTAVSMQGLGGENVKVLVDGVPVIGRQDGNLDLAQLDLTGIERVEVVEGPLSVNYGTNALAGTINLGSPASAPTTAPAPGLRPTPSTSAGSTSPAPPPPVLGTTTS